A single window of Gossypium arboreum isolate Shixiya-1 chromosome 13, ASM2569848v2, whole genome shotgun sequence DNA harbors:
- the LOC108462710 gene encoding receptor-like protein kinase FERONIA has translation MITNSKAYHVTRLSQFWAYFCLIFLGLSFHIRRRTFVSAESLAYLPTESIFLDCGSSAKQSLSLGRNWSSDIGSQFIASKSDSDSIITTASKGMTVPYITARLFYTKFSYTFNVTPGPKFIRLHFYSDSYQGLNASQSFLTVTAGRYTLLRNFSCYLTAKYLKTDHFFKEYIVYVENHTLELMFSPTSNPPNAYGFVNGIEVVSMPLQLYIPGDDVPLPFVGFHNNMLAIDKKFALEMVYRANVGGQTISPDQDTGMFRTWNDDASYIFGAAFGQLDYDTTVSIQYPKTVPAYTAPEDVYRTARSMGQYNEINMNYNLSWFFPVDTGFLYLVRLHFCEIVPDLTLGNQRVFFIFINNQTAETQADVIVWSKGHGVAVYRDYIVMVPSQAARKQDLWLELHPNIQVKPEYYDAILNGLEIFKISNYDGNLAGFNPPLDESNIQQASSPALSKKSKKGLQNGIKYSISGGLLFILCLFVLIFIKKRRKWKMKNTKDSSPCNNFHADDITKATNNFDESLVIYNLDMGKVYKGEINGTAVAILRGVKEISEQDFKEGIKMLSQTHHHNIVSLLGYCQEDSEKILVYEYMDNGALSDHLHDHSKHLSWNQRLEICVGAARGLHYLHTGKNRPIVHGDISTSSILLDVNWTAKILSFGFTMASHNSDGYSIHIGSQTDVYSFGLVLLEVFSGRAAPLNLKTENEGNSGSNGDDDNESLIPPASDCLEKGDVDQLLDQSLKGKISLESVGNFVKITKQCLAKKEVKRPSMSEVLYSLERLQMSQDNESNESSPKGLYPESCSDLMIGVEFSDMLMSSGR, from the exons ATGATTACCAACAG CAAAGCCTACCATGTTACGAGGTTGAGTCAATTTTGGGCATATTTCTGTTTGATATTTCTGGGTTTAAGTTTCCACATTCGTCGAAGAACGTTTGTGTCTGCAGAAAGCTTAGCTTATCTTCCAACAGAAAGCATATTTCTCGACTGTGGTTCTTCAGCAAAGCAAAGCCTATCATTGGGAAGGAACTGGTCATCTGACATCGGCTCACAGTTCATTGCTTCTAAATCAGATAGCGACTCCATTATCACCACTGCCTCTAAAGGAATGACAGTCCCTTACATCACTGCAAGGCTTTTCTACACCAAATTTTCTTACACCTTTAATGTCACCCCAGGCCCAAAGTTCATTCGTCTCCACTTCTATTCAGATTCTTATCAGGGTCTCAATGCTTCTCAATCTTTTCTCACTGTCACAGCCGGTCGCTACACACTCTTGAGAAACTTCAGTTGCTACCTTACTGCCAAATACTTGAAAACCGATCACTTTTTCAAGGAATACATCGTTTATGTTGAAAATCATACACTGGAGTTGATGTTCAGCCCAACTTCAAATCCTCCTAATGCTTATGGCTTCGTAAACGGAATCGAAGTTGTTTCGATGCCGCTTCAGCTTTACATTCCTGGCGATGACGTGCCCCTTCCTTTCGTTGGCTTCCATAATAACATGCTTGCAATTGACAAGAAGTTTGCCCTGGAAATGGTTTACAGAGCAAACGTAGGAGGCCAAACCATTTCTCCGGATCAAGATACGGGGATGTTCCGAACTTGGAACGATGATGCCAGTTACATATTCGGAGCTGCTTTCGGCCAGCTTGATTATGATACCACTGTTTCAATTCAATATCCCAAGACGGTTCCGGCTTATACAGCACCCGAAGATGTCTATCGAACTGCCCGATCAATGGGTCAGTACAACGAGATCAACATGAACTATAACTTAAGCTGGTTCTTTCCGGTTGATACTGGTTTTTTGTATCTAGTAAGGCTCCATTTCTGTGAGATTGTGCCCGATTTGACCTTGGGGAACCAGAGGGTGTTTTTCATATTCATCAATAATCAAACAGCTGAAACACAGGCAGATGTGATTGTATGGAGTAAAGGGCATGGTGTTGCTGTCTATCGAGACTACATCGTGATGGTTCCGTCGCAAGCTGCCCGAAAGCAGGACTTATGGCTCGAGCTACACCCCAACATCCAAGTAAAGCCAGAGTACTATGATGCGATCTTAAATGGATTGGAGATATTCAAGATCAGCAACTATGATGGCAACCTTGCTGGATTTAACCCTCCCTTAGATGAGTCTAATATTCAACAAGCTTCTTCTCCTGCACTATCAAAAAAGTCCAAGAAAGGATTGCAAAATGGGATTAAGTACTCAATTAGCGGGGgtttactatttattttatgtctctttgttttaatatttatcaaaaaaaggagaaaatggaaGATGAAGAACACCAAGGATTCATCTCCCTGCAATAATTTTCATGCTGATGATATTACAAAGGCAACTAACAACTTCGATGAATCACTGGTTATTTACAACTTGGACATGGGGAAGGTTTACAAAGGTGAAATAAATGGTACTGCAGTAGCTATCCTTCGAGGGGTTAAAGAAATATCAGAACAAGATTTCAAAGAAGGGATAAAAATGCTCTCTCAAACTCACCATCACAACATCGTCTCTCTTTTAGGTTACTGTCAAGAGGACTCTGAGAAGATCCTGGTATATGAATACATGGATAATGGTGCCCTTTCTGATCATCTTCATGATCATTCGAAGCATCTGTCATGGAACCAGAGGCTTGAAATTTGTGTTGGAGCTGCAAGAGGCTTGCACTACCTGCATACCGGCAAAAATCGACCCATTGTTCATGGTGATATCAGTACTTCCAGTATCTTGTTAGATGTAAACTGGACAGCCAAGATCTTGAGCTTTGGGTTTACCATGGCATCCCACAACAGTGATGGCTACAGTATCCACATTGGTTCTCAAACTGATGTGTATTCATTTGGGTTGGTTCTGTTGGAAGTATTCTCCGGAAGGGCGGCGCCGCTGAATCTGAAAACAGAGAACGAAGGGAACAGCGGCAGCAATGGTGACGATGATAACGAAAGTCTTATTCCACCCGCATCAGATTGCCTTGAGAAGGGAGATGTTGATCAACTCCTGGATCAAAGTTTGAAAGGGAAGATCTCATTGGAATCTGTTGGGAACTTTGTGAAGATCACGAAACAATGCTTGGCAAAGAAAGAGGTGAAGCGGCCATCCATGAGTGAGGTGCTTTACAGCTTAGAGCGACTGCAAATGAGCCAGGATAATGAGTCGAACGAGTCATCGCCCAAGGGGTTATACCCAGAAAGCTGCTCAGATTTGATGATAGGTGTGGAGTTCTCTGATATGTTGATGTCTAGTGGACGTTGA